A genomic region of Leptotrichia hofstadii contains the following coding sequences:
- the cas1 gene encoding CRISPR-associated endonuclease Cas1 — MSNVYVYEQGAVLKYKENRLIINYSEDDFKSMPIENIDNIVIFGAIQVSTKCVQQMLTRGVNLTFLSKNGSYFGRLESTGHVNIERQRLQFRKSDDKIFSLGISKQFIKGKAANQKTILMRANKLLKSPEITDIILKMSVYSKNIEKSKSIEELMGMEGYLAKLYYQGISNIIDKEYSFSKRTRRPPKDPFNSVLSFGYTLLHYEIFTIVESKGLHPYAAFLHSDKSKHPALCSDLMEEWRPMLIDSLAIALLNNNKIKKENFEYNQENGGVYLDKEGCKKFIAEFEKRLKQEVGYVKEVSYKMSFRRIIEYQVMQLIKAIEENNPNIYNSILIR; from the coding sequence ATGAGTAATGTATATGTTTATGAACAAGGAGCAGTGTTAAAATATAAAGAAAATAGATTAATTATAAATTATTCAGAAGATGATTTTAAGTCGATGCCGATTGAAAATATAGATAATATTGTGATTTTTGGTGCGATTCAAGTTAGTACAAAATGTGTTCAGCAAATGTTGACAAGGGGAGTAAATCTAACTTTTTTGTCCAAAAATGGTTCTTATTTTGGAAGATTGGAATCAACGGGACACGTAAATATAGAAAGGCAGAGATTACAATTTAGAAAAAGTGATGATAAAATTTTTTCTTTGGGAATAAGTAAACAATTTATCAAAGGAAAGGCAGCAAACCAAAAAACTATACTTATGAGAGCAAATAAATTGTTAAAAAGTCCAGAAATTACAGATATTATACTAAAAATGTCAGTTTATTCAAAGAATATAGAAAAATCTAAATCTATTGAAGAACTAATGGGAATGGAAGGATATTTAGCAAAATTGTACTATCAAGGAATCAGTAACATAATTGATAAAGAATATTCATTTTCTAAAAGAACTAGAAGACCGCCAAAAGATCCATTCAATTCTGTTTTGAGTTTTGGATACACACTACTTCATTATGAAATATTTACAATTGTTGAATCCAAAGGATTACACCCTTATGCCGCATTTCTTCATTCTGATAAATCTAAGCATCCTGCGTTATGCTCAGATTTAATGGAAGAATGGAGACCGATGTTGATTGACTCTTTGGCAATCGCTCTTTTAAACAACAATAAAATAAAAAAAGAAAATTTTGAGTATAATCAAGAAAATGGCGGAGTGTATTTGGACAAGGAAGGGTGTAAAAAATTTATTGCAGAATTTGAAAAAAGATTAAAGCAGGAAGTTGGGTATGTCAAGGAAGTATCATATAAAATGAGTTTTAGAAGAATAATAGAATATCAGGTGATGCAATTGATAAAAGCAATAGAGGAAAATAATCCAAATATTTATAATTCAATATTAATAAGGTGA
- the hisF gene encoding imidazole glycerol phosphate synthase subunit HisF, whose amino-acid sequence MLAKRIVPCLDVRNGKVVKGVNFTGIKEVDNPVELAKFYNKSGADELVFYDITATVEERGLFTDILKEVASQIFIPLTVGGGINTLDDFDRVLKAGADKVSINSGAIRNPKLIEEAAKKYGDQCVVLSVDVKRVDGKFKVFAKGGRENTGIDAIEWFVQGQENGAGEVVVNSIDTDGVKNGFDLELLSILAEKLSIPIIASGGAGNMEHFKELFKIPEIDAGLAASIFHFKEVEIMELKRYLRDNGVEMRI is encoded by the coding sequence ATGCTTGCAAAGAGAATTGTTCCCTGTTTGGACGTGAGAAATGGGAAAGTGGTAAAAGGCGTTAATTTTACTGGGATAAAAGAAGTTGACAATCCCGTTGAGTTAGCAAAGTTTTATAATAAATCTGGTGCTGATGAACTTGTTTTTTATGATATTACAGCAACTGTTGAGGAAAGAGGGCTTTTTACTGATATTTTGAAGGAAGTCGCAAGTCAAATATTTATTCCGCTTACTGTTGGCGGTGGGATAAACACACTAGATGATTTTGACAGAGTGCTAAAAGCGGGGGCAGATAAAGTGAGTATTAATTCAGGTGCGATAAGAAATCCAAAATTAATCGAAGAAGCTGCAAAAAAATATGGAGACCAGTGTGTAGTCTTGTCTGTTGATGTAAAAAGAGTAGACGGCAAATTTAAAGTTTTTGCAAAAGGCGGCAGAGAAAATACTGGAATTGATGCAATTGAATGGTTTGTGCAGGGGCAGGAAAATGGAGCTGGAGAAGTTGTTGTGAATAGTATCGATACGGATGGCGTTAAAAATGGCTTTGATTTGGAATTATTATCAATTTTGGCTGAAAAATTGTCAATTCCAATAATTGCGTCAGGTGGAGCTGGTAATATGGAACATTTTAAGGAATTATTTAAAATACCAGAAATTGATGCAGGGCTGGCGGCTTCGATTTTTCATTTTAAAGAAGTGGAAATTATGGAGCTGAAAAGGTATCTGAGGGATAATGGAGTGGAAATGAGGATTTGA
- the hisH gene encoding imidazole glycerol phosphate synthase subunit HisH produces MIAVIDYGVGNLFSLLSSLNYVGLDTKLTNNIEEIKNAKGIILPGVGAFRDAIGNLEKYRLKEILINEAKNGKPFLGICLGMQMLFEKSYEYGEYEGLGLINGTVEEIKKYIPENSDLKIPHMGWNSLAINGGFKDDKILKDVNDNEYVYYVHSYFAKTDMKNIVAYSEYGTKISGIVKNENVYGMQFHPEKSGDTGLKLLKNWGELIK; encoded by the coding sequence ATGATAGCAGTGATTGATTATGGGGTAGGAAACCTTTTTTCCTTACTTTCTTCTTTAAACTATGTCGGACTGGATACGAAGCTGACTAATAATATTGAAGAGATAAAAAATGCTAAGGGGATAATATTGCCAGGAGTTGGGGCTTTTAGAGATGCTATTGGGAATTTGGAAAAATATAGGCTAAAAGAGATTTTGATAAATGAAGCAAAGAACGGAAAGCCGTTTTTGGGAATTTGTCTTGGTATGCAGATGCTTTTTGAAAAAAGTTATGAATATGGTGAATATGAAGGACTTGGGCTTATAAATGGAACTGTTGAGGAAATAAAAAAATATATTCCTGAAAACTCTGATTTGAAAATACCTCACATGGGATGGAATAGTTTAGCCATAAATGGTGGATTTAAGGATGATAAAATTTTAAAAGATGTAAACGATAATGAATATGTTTATTATGTTCATTCGTATTTTGCAAAAACAGATATGAAAAATATTGTCGCATATTCAGAGTATGGGACAAAAATATCTGGAATTGTAAAAAATGAAAATGTCTATGGAATGCAGTTTCATCCTGAAAAAAGTGGAGATACTGGATTGAAGTTATTAAAAAACTGGGGAGAATTAATAAAATAA
- the cas2 gene encoding CRISPR-associated endonuclease Cas2: protein MDEWDFLDEDFCNEFFEDTFTVVVIYDIIDNKRREFLKKLLNSFGNRIQRSAFECLLTREKCEILLKKIEKFAEEGDLIRIYRLNQNVKKVIYGELTEIENEDYYFI, encoded by the coding sequence ATGGATGAATGGGATTTTTTAGATGAAGATTTTTGTAATGAATTTTTTGAAGATACCTTTACAGTTGTTGTAATTTATGATATTATAGACAACAAGAGAAGAGAATTTCTTAAAAAACTTTTAAATTCTTTTGGAAATAGAATTCAAAGGTCAGCTTTTGAATGTTTATTGACTAGAGAAAAATGTGAAATTCTTTTAAAAAAAATAGAAAAGTTTGCAGAAGAAGGTGATTTAATAAGAATATACAGACTTAACCAAAATGTAAAAAAAGTAATCTACGGCGAATTAACAGAAATTGAAAACGAAGATTATTATTTTATATAG
- the csm5 gene encoding type III-A CRISPR-associated RAMP protein Csm5: MGKIVRYKMEMEVLTPVHIAGADYKSKLNKTEYIFNPNKNDLTIIDNNKFIDFLIKKKIIDKYMDEIRENHKFNLFYFLKNSALYKDLKTFTKKSYKNLDLELKIKENGKKENLNNITLLNKNVEDEVYIPGSSIKGALVNLLLVSYIINNRNEFVNEIKQIENEVKNFDKKRNEFVSKEYITEKEIEIFDKKNSKFFQGKVKNIINKIQEKILYENCSNEKIKKFGISVSDSYENKKDIDVNFYQDIDEKIKDKKESYLPVVREYIEPKNIFEFDITLDFELLSITRLKINDFDDLINSLEEATDYLIENTLELPDELCCQNLILGANTGFHQKTIVHALFKDKSERTQVVKILLHKGGTNAIRLHLNDKDSPRVINRIRKNGKLELAGLVEIRKISEKEVGK; the protein is encoded by the coding sequence ATGGGAAAGATAGTTAGATATAAAATGGAGATGGAAGTTTTAACGCCTGTGCATATTGCGGGGGCTGATTATAAATCGAAATTGAATAAGACAGAATATATTTTTAATCCTAATAAAAATGATTTGACAATAATAGATAATAATAAATTTATTGATTTTTTAATAAAGAAAAAAATTATAGATAAATATATGGATGAGATTAGAGAAAATCATAAATTTAATTTGTTTTATTTTTTAAAAAATAGTGCTCTTTATAAAGATTTAAAAACATTTACTAAAAAAAGTTACAAAAATTTAGATCTAGAATTAAAAATTAAAGAAAATGGGAAAAAGGAAAATTTGAATAATATAACTTTGTTAAATAAAAATGTAGAAGATGAAGTTTATATTCCTGGAAGTTCAATAAAAGGAGCGTTGGTAAATCTTTTGTTGGTTAGTTATATTATAAATAATCGAAATGAATTTGTTAATGAAATAAAACAGATAGAAAATGAAGTTAAGAATTTTGATAAAAAGAGAAATGAATTTGTTAGTAAAGAATATATTACAGAAAAAGAAATCGAAATTTTCGATAAAAAAAATTCTAAATTTTTCCAAGGAAAAGTAAAAAATATAATAAATAAAATACAAGAAAAAATATTATATGAAAATTGCTCAAATGAAAAAATTAAAAAATTTGGAATATCAGTATCAGATAGTTATGAAAATAAAAAAGATATAGATGTTAATTTTTATCAAGATATTGATGAAAAAATAAAAGATAAAAAGGAAAGTTACTTGCCAGTAGTCAGGGAATATATAGAACCTAAAAATATATTTGAATTTGATATCACTTTAGATTTTGAACTACTTTCAATAACAAGACTGAAAATAAATGATTTTGATGATTTAATAAATTCTCTTGAAGAAGCTACGGATTATCTGATAGAAAATACTTTAGAATTACCAGATGAGTTATGCTGTCAAAACTTAATATTGGGAGCAAATACAGGATTTCATCAAAAAACAATTGTCCATGCATTGTTTAAAGATAAAAGTGAAAGAACTCAAGTTGTTAAAATATTATTGCACAAGGGTGGAACAAATGCGATAAGATTACATTTGAATGATAAAGATTCTCCAAGAGTAATAAATAGAATTAGAAAAAATGGAAAACTTGAATTAGCAGGATTAGTTGAAATTAGGAAAATATCTGAAAAGGAAGTGGGGAAATAA
- the hisJ gene encoding histidinol-phosphatase HisJ: MQTKKTIFPSNLHAHTFYCDGKNNAEDYILTAIEKGFTSVGLSGHSFTAFDTEPCMTEQGTQEYLKELKELKEKYKNKMQIYIGIEADFYTGYNKETDKEMGLDFRIGSVHYVKDREKEEYYCVDNTPEILKYGIKSYANEDERVFIEAYFDNIVEMVHTQKPDIIGHLDLVRKFNKDLKYFDENADWYKKKVEYVLDEIAKTDAIIEINTGGMSRGWTQTPYPSVPILERILAKNIPITISSDAHETKNIDFYFEESLEIARKVGFKSVKILDGGEFKDFEI; encoded by the coding sequence ATGCAAACTAAAAAAACAATTTTCCCATCAAATCTTCACGCCCACACATTTTACTGCGATGGAAAAAACAATGCTGAAGATTATATTTTAACTGCAATAGAGAAAGGATTTACAAGTGTTGGGCTTTCAGGACATTCTTTTACAGCATTTGATACAGAACCGTGCATGACTGAACAAGGAACGCAGGAATATTTGAAGGAATTAAAAGAACTAAAAGAAAAATACAAAAATAAAATGCAGATTTATATTGGAATCGAAGCTGATTTTTATACTGGGTATAACAAGGAAACTGATAAGGAAATGGGACTTGATTTTAGGATTGGATCTGTTCATTATGTGAAAGATAGAGAAAAAGAAGAGTATTACTGTGTTGATAACACGCCTGAAATTTTGAAATACGGAATAAAAAGTTATGCAAATGAAGACGAAAGAGTATTCATTGAAGCATATTTTGATAATATTGTGGAAATGGTACATACTCAAAAGCCTGATATTATTGGACATTTAGATTTAGTTAGAAAATTTAACAAAGATTTGAAATATTTTGATGAAAATGCTGACTGGTACAAAAAGAAAGTGGAATACGTACTGGATGAAATAGCAAAAACTGATGCGATTATTGAAATTAATACTGGTGGAATGTCAAGAGGATGGACACAAACTCCTTATCCGAGTGTTCCAATACTGGAAAGAATATTAGCCAAAAATATTCCAATTACAATTTCTTCTGATGCACACGAAACTAAAAATATTGATTTTTATTTTGAAGAAAGTCTTGAAATCGCTAGAAAAGTTGGGTTTAAGAGTGTGAAGATTTTGGATGGTGGAGAGTTTAAGGATTTTGAGATTTAA
- the cas6 gene encoding CRISPR system precrRNA processing endoribonuclease RAMP protein Cas6 — protein MKLGKYLKRKWGNKMLAKIEMEIEGNGLDVNMSSLFHGYLMNSIDSAYADYLHYNETHPYTSCIYKDMESGKIFWRITTFNKNAYEMLIKYFLENDVKNIYLEKKGIEVFVKSVSITKTAFDELFFNDEKKSKIYFLTPTTHKSNGILQIFPNVPTLLLGVINKINQHSDTIKLEDENVINELFEKVYIDEYYLRTRYFFLENVRIKGFIGNIKIRIKSKDEMLWQLLNFLLQVSEYTGLGVKTALGMGGIKIG, from the coding sequence TTGAAATTAGGAAAATATCTGAAAAGGAAGTGGGGAAATAAGATGCTTGCAAAAATAGAAATGGAAATTGAAGGAAATGGGTTAGATGTGAATATGAGTTCACTTTTTCATGGATATTTGATGAATAGTATCGATTCTGCTTATGCAGATTATTTGCACTATAATGAAACACATCCTTATACTTCATGTATTTATAAAGATATGGAAAGTGGAAAAATATTTTGGAGAATAACGACCTTTAATAAAAATGCTTATGAGATGTTAATAAAATACTTTTTAGAGAATGATGTAAAAAATATTTATTTGGAAAAAAAAGGGATTGAAGTATTTGTAAAATCGGTTTCTATTACAAAGACAGCTTTTGATGAACTGTTTTTTAATGACGAGAAAAAAAGCAAAATATATTTTTTAACTCCAACAACTCATAAATCGAATGGAATATTACAAATATTTCCGAATGTTCCGACATTACTTCTAGGAGTAATAAATAAAATAAATCAACATTCGGATACAATTAAGTTGGAAGATGAAAATGTGATAAATGAACTTTTTGAAAAAGTGTATATTGATGAATATTATTTAAGAACGAGGTATTTCTTTTTGGAAAATGTAAGGATTAAAGGGTTTATTGGAAATATAAAAATTAGAATAAAAAGTAAAGATGAAATGCTTTGGCAACTTTTGAACTTTTTACTGCAAGTGTCTGAATATACAGGACTTGGAGTAAAAACGGCATTGGGAATGGGAGGAATAAAAATTGGATAA
- the hisIE gene encoding bifunctional phosphoribosyl-AMP cyclohydrolase/phosphoribosyl-ATP diphosphatase HisIE, with translation MNIEQIKFDEKGLVPAIIQDYYTKEVLTLAYMNKESLEITLRDKKTCFYSRSRQKLWLKGETSGNYQNVVSVKYDCDSDSLLVEVKKEGPACHTGSESCFFNSLFEAENYSNFSPEKLYNLIKDRKVNPEEKSYTSYLFEKGLDKILKKVGEECTEVIIGAKNNDNDELKYEIADLYYHTLVLMIEQGLTIQDVKNELAKRHVVDHKVKQEKMGGEK, from the coding sequence ATGAATATAGAACAAATAAAATTTGACGAAAAAGGGCTTGTCCCCGCAATAATACAAGATTATTATACAAAAGAAGTGCTGACTCTTGCGTATATGAATAAGGAAAGCCTAGAAATAACTTTGAGAGATAAAAAAACTTGTTTTTATAGCAGAAGTAGACAGAAATTATGGTTAAAAGGAGAAACTTCGGGAAATTATCAGAATGTTGTTTCGGTAAAATATGATTGTGATTCCGATTCTTTGCTTGTGGAAGTAAAAAAGGAAGGCCCTGCTTGCCATACTGGCTCTGAAAGCTGTTTTTTCAATTCTTTATTTGAAGCAGAAAATTACAGTAATTTTAGTCCTGAGAAACTTTATAATTTAATAAAAGATAGAAAGGTCAATCCTGAGGAAAAATCATATACAAGTTATCTTTTTGAAAAAGGGCTTGACAAAATCCTGAAAAAAGTTGGCGAGGAATGTACAGAAGTTATTATTGGTGCTAAAAATAATGATAATGATGAACTGAAATATGAAATTGCAGATTTGTATTATCACACTTTGGTATTAATGATTGAACAAGGGCTTACTATTCAAGACGTGAAGAATGAACTTGCTAAAAGACATGTTGTTGATCATAAAGTTAAACAGGAAAAAATGGGTGGAGAAAAGTAA
- a CDS encoding type II toxin-antitoxin system RelE/ParE family toxin, translating to MESKYSYQFTKSAKNDLEQILHYIKIDLGKPTAAFSFMNKFQEAVSNIQLFPNSCPKVINKFLSESIIIRKKLISNYVLYYSVNDNLKSIIILRIVFSHRDIDSILKNEN from the coding sequence ATGGAATCTAAATATTCTTATCAATTTACTAAAAGTGCTAAAAATGATTTAGAACAAATTCTTCATTACATCAAAATAGATTTAGGCAAGCCAACAGCTGCATTTTCTTTTATGAATAAATTTCAAGAAGCTGTTAGTAATATTCAATTATTTCCAAACAGTTGTCCAAAAGTTATAAATAAATTTTTATCTGAATCTATTATTATTAGAAAAAAATTGATTAGCAACTACGTTTTATATTATTCTGTAAATGATAATTTAAAAAGTATAATTATTTTGCGTATTGTTTTTAGCCATAGAGATATAGACTCTATTTTAAAAAATGAAAACTAA
- a CDS encoding YhfC family intramembrane metalloprotease: protein MNYEYIGTSTITAIILMVIIGTAVPLIIAAIWKIKTKEPISTIFIGAVTFILFAIILESIPKVFLFQVKNPISNYIANNKWVFVIVPALLAGIFEESGRFVAFKFLLKKRKNKKTAISYGIGHSGIEMVFILTFAGIQCLVFAQMINSGQFAKLLEQAGNNQVQLKSLQAIPQLIASISFGTLGISLIERISAILVHIACSILVFYSVHFKNKKILFPIAILLHTFIDIFAGLYQTKLVTNLVIIEGWVFVISIIIFSFVYKKVYEK, encoded by the coding sequence ATGAATTATGAATATATTGGAACTAGTACTATTACCGCAATAATTTTAATGGTTATTATTGGAACGGCTGTACCTTTAATAATCGCTGCAATATGGAAAATTAAGACAAAAGAGCCAATATCAACTATATTTATTGGAGCTGTTACATTTATTTTATTTGCAATTATTTTAGAAAGTATTCCTAAAGTGTTTTTGTTTCAGGTCAAAAATCCAATTAGCAACTATATAGCGAATAATAAATGGGTATTTGTGATTGTTCCAGCATTATTGGCAGGAATATTTGAAGAAAGTGGAAGATTTGTGGCATTTAAATTTTTGTTGAAAAAAAGAAAAAATAAGAAAACTGCTATTTCATATGGAATAGGACATAGTGGGATTGAAATGGTATTTATACTTACTTTTGCTGGTATACAATGTCTAGTATTTGCCCAAATGATTAATTCAGGACAGTTTGCCAAACTTTTGGAACAGGCAGGTAATAATCAAGTTCAACTTAAATCATTGCAAGCAATACCTCAATTAATAGCTTCTATCTCTTTTGGAACTTTAGGAATCTCATTAATTGAAAGAATTAGCGCAATTTTGGTACATATAGCCTGTTCAATACTTGTTTTTTACAGCGTGCATTTTAAAAATAAAAAAATATTATTTCCTATAGCCATTTTATTACACACTTTTATTGATATATTTGCAGGACTTTATCAGACTAAATTAGTAACAAATTTAGTAATTATAGAAGGTTGGGTATTTGTTATTTCAATTATTATTTTTTCTTTTGTATATAAAAAAGTGTATGAAAAATAA
- the csm6 gene encoding type III-A CRISPR-associated CARF protein Csm6: protein MDNNNIDENKERVLLTFAGNTDPTRGNYDGPILHICRYYKPEKIYLVLTSEMQKRNENKIYEKAIKESLENYNPVFEYINTDIDNAHLFDIYFNKINETFNKIKSEYPNAEVLVNVTSGTAQMISNLVMYTVDATNINIIPVQVATPEGKGNTSKVVNDSYKVADEKENNFDNIEEFRTNRILFPDLRQYSRLLVKNQIKELLKKYEYSTCLELLKRDIFQENSKLNGLLNFANDRRHLKGLKSNGKLKSLNDKKFDKFYYYSKDETNENKVREWYKIADYFALANIKQKSADIAGYTIMLEPLIVNIYLSILRDVFGKKLSDLFSEKRKEGEFSYKTDILKIKKYDGLKEKIEYELGIAELKDSTYISDNVLIATIKYFVEKNESEILHKMDLEYFSDFSKTLHKIKEVRNMIAHSLKTINRDDFNSEAKVGIDTVNSKIIDFFKKYYTDFGYKESMICVYDEINKIANEILETEK, encoded by the coding sequence TTGGATAATAATAACATTGATGAAAATAAAGAAAGAGTGCTTTTAACATTTGCAGGAAATACTGATCCGACAAGAGGTAATTATGATGGGCCTATACTTCATATTTGCCGTTATTATAAACCTGAAAAAATATATTTGGTTTTAACTTCTGAGATGCAGAAAAGAAACGAGAATAAAATTTATGAAAAAGCTATAAAAGAAAGTTTGGAGAATTATAATCCAGTATTTGAATACATAAATACAGATATTGATAATGCACATTTGTTTGATATTTATTTTAATAAAATAAATGAGACATTTAACAAAATAAAATCGGAATATCCTAATGCAGAAGTTTTAGTAAATGTAACATCGGGAACCGCTCAAATGATTAGCAATTTAGTGATGTACACAGTTGACGCTACAAATATAAATATTATTCCAGTACAGGTGGCGACTCCTGAAGGAAAAGGAAATACCTCAAAAGTTGTAAATGATAGTTACAAAGTAGCTGATGAAAAAGAAAATAATTTTGATAATATAGAAGAATTTAGGACGAATAGAATATTATTTCCTGATTTAAGGCAATATTCAAGACTTTTGGTGAAAAATCAAATAAAAGAATTGTTAAAAAAATATGAATATTCGACATGTCTAGAGTTGTTAAAAAGGGATATTTTTCAAGAAAATAGTAAATTAAACGGACTTCTTAATTTTGCAAATGATAGACGACACTTAAAAGGTTTGAAATCAAATGGGAAATTAAAAAGTTTGAATGATAAAAAATTTGATAAATTCTATTATTACAGTAAAGACGAAACAAATGAAAACAAAGTAAGGGAATGGTATAAAATTGCAGATTATTTTGCTCTTGCTAATATTAAGCAAAAATCTGCTGATATAGCAGGATATACAATAATGCTGGAACCTTTGATTGTAAATATTTACTTGTCAATTTTAAGAGATGTTTTTGGAAAAAAATTATCAGATTTATTTTCAGAAAAAAGAAAAGAGGGAGAATTTAGTTATAAAACAGATATTTTGAAAATAAAAAAATACGATGGATTAAAAGAAAAAATTGAATATGAATTAGGAATTGCGGAATTGAAAGATTCAACATATATATCAGATAATGTGTTAATTGCTACGATTAAATATTTTGTTGAAAAGAATGAGTCTGAAATACTGCATAAAATGGATTTAGAATATTTTTCTGATTTTAGTAAGACTTTGCATAAAATAAAAGAAGTTAGAAATATGATTGCTCATTCATTAAAAACTATTAATAGAGATGATTTTAACAGTGAAGCAAAAGTTGGAATAGATACTGTGAATAGCAAAATAATTGATTTTTTCAAAAAATATTATACAGATTTTGGATATAAAGAGAGTATGATATGTGTTTATGATGAAATAAATAAAATAGCAAATGAAATATTGGAAACAGAAAAATAA
- a CDS encoding type II toxin-antitoxin system Phd/YefM family antitoxin — protein MKIIPIRDLKNTVEIEKYCSEEQGPIFITKNGYGRLVVMDIEYYERTMREIEEAKLLLDGIKDVQNNNVLDGKNTINELRGKYGI, from the coding sequence ATGAAAATTATACCAATTCGTGATTTAAAAAATACAGTCGAAATTGAAAAATACTGTTCCGAAGAACAAGGACCGATATTTATAACTAAAAATGGTTATGGACGCCTAGTTGTAATGGATATTGAATATTATGAACGAACTATGCGTGAAATTGAAGAAGCAAAACTTCTGCTTGATGGAATAAAAGATGTTCAAAATAACAATGTTTTAGACGGTAAAAATACTATTAATGAATTAAGAGGTAAATATGGAATCTAA
- the hisA gene encoding 1-(5-phosphoribosyl)-5-[(5-phosphoribosylamino)methylideneamino]imidazole-4-carboxamide isomerase, which translates to MIEIFPAIDLHNGQAVRLKQGDYNQVEVFFKNPVEVLDFFNKNNSKNLHIVDLDGAKDGNTKNYEVIKELVEKSDFFVQVGGGIRNEERIKKYIELGVNRVILGTIAVENEEFLREMVKKYGDKIAVSVDAKNEKVAVKGWTETVELNSVEFCKKLSDIGVKTIIYTDISKDGMLNGTNLEIYKKLSKIVKSDIIASGGITFLDEIKELNKNGVYGAIVGKAIYSGNLDLKEVLEVSK; encoded by the coding sequence ATGATAGAGATTTTTCCAGCGATAGACTTACATAACGGTCAGGCAGTGCGACTGAAACAGGGAGATTATAATCAAGTAGAAGTGTTTTTTAAAAATCCTGTTGAAGTTTTGGATTTTTTTAATAAAAATAATTCAAAAAATCTTCATATTGTAGATTTGGACGGAGCAAAAGATGGAAATACTAAAAACTATGAAGTTATAAAGGAACTGGTTGAAAAAAGTGATTTTTTTGTTCAAGTTGGCGGTGGAATCCGTAATGAAGAGAGAATAAAAAAATATATTGAGTTAGGTGTAAATAGAGTTATTTTGGGAACAATTGCTGTTGAAAATGAAGAGTTTTTAAGAGAAATGGTAAAAAAATATGGAGATAAAATTGCAGTTTCTGTGGATGCGAAAAATGAAAAAGTAGCTGTAAAGGGATGGACAGAAACCGTTGAATTAAATTCAGTTGAGTTTTGCAAAAAATTATCGGACATTGGAGTAAAAACAATAATTTATACTGACATTTCAAAAGATGGAATGTTAAATGGCACAAATCTTGAAATTTATAAAAAATTGTCCAAAATAGTAAAATCAGATATTATAGCTTCTGGTGGAATTACATTTTTAGATGAAATAAAGGAACTTAATAAAAACGGGGTTTATGGAGCTATTGTTGGAAAGGCAATTTATTCTGGAAATCTTGACTTAAAAGAAGTATTGGAAGTTAGCAAATAA